The stretch of DNA gcgaccaggggggtgagactactgtaccgcttctggttatatggtcccgaactccccccggcgcccgccgagtgctgtttcctattaaatctctcaggccgtgacctattcccgtcacggcggccttcatctatgttgtcccggcggctcttcctctctgggtgcccggCTTTCAtttggcctacccaggttttgtgatagtcttccacctttacggctcggtcggccatcttttcggcgagtctaagttgaggtcttcgcacttgatcgCTCGTTTTTGAAATCGCCTTtcggaggcctttcatcgcgcgaaggccgccagttcggtgttcagctcacggatctgctgaaccttagcgtcgaatcttttcacgtagcttcggagggactcgtcctccccctgtcggatagttaggagatctgatgtttccacggcccttcccttgttgcaagcatactgggctatgaaattgtctctcgGTCGGCATAACAaagataccgagccattaggtagccccttgtaccaactctgagacatcccatgcagggtcgttgggaagactcggcaccacacctcatcaggctgctcccataccgacatatacgactcgaaagcctcagcatggtcggttgggtcgctatcccctttgtatgataagggCGGCAGCTTCAACTTAGTCGGCACAGGGATCTCTAGGACATAGggactgaggggctgtctgaccacgtgtcgaatgacacgcggcgatcggctcctcgcacccTTAGTCCGGCTTAcctccctctggcgggaagggcttcttgtccgactttggtgagtcggacttctttcattccttcggggctggcctcgttgttgccgcggcgacgctgtcctcccgcgagtgggggaaggactcaggtctgccactggcaccacgggctctgctGGCGTTTTAGCACGCCCAACTCCTTGCatcgctccggacaagttgttcgggttcactctatgggccctggtcacctgtggatgcgctgccttccccgtcgtcgtgacaggggtaatcggcgtactacccatcaggtccaggaatagctttaatttggccgcatcgaccacatgtcccatgacagtgacttggtcggtaggcagcggtgtttctggttcTTTCGGCATCCCGAGCGCCGTGtcagtgactcggccggtgggggactgcccgatctcataattatggaacgtgtcatcctggaagaatgcagttccttcactcacaatttcttgttgctttgacatcttcttagctcgctgaatgggttttttttttttttggtaatgtaggtgactagcttttagtacgtCTCCCCatagacggcgccaattgttccgggtgtaattccgaagcaggattgtgaccacgtgagcttgtagaatgatgtcgttgctcgtctcttcctttcactctttcctgtaaaaGATTAACAAACTGAGGACTCGGCTTGGGGCCAAGCGTAcgcactccgacgctcaagtcagtaaacttagagagataagttgtatgttaacttggcaaagtattttgtagagagataagggtgtttataccagattattagatggatttctcaatgagagatgtggagtatttatagactttcaccttttgtcacgtagtggccaagtggtcgtagcaggtggaaagactgtcttaccctcggccgaggggcccatggcaggccggcaggcctggttgactccatgccgaggggaccggAAGTGAGtatacggatatgcctctcggccggctagttgccgagccgagaccctaGTGACAGGCTGACAGGCTTCGTCGGTTAGGCCGTTTgtcttttgacttgttgtcttttagctctgactttggtcaatatgttgacctggtcagcgggtgcagaatatgccccatcagtaagAATGAACACTTCTCGATTTTACCGTACAACTTGTGTTCTCTAAGGGTTTCGAACAGTGCTTGCAAGTGTTTAAAATGCTCTTCCTTGGAAGGACTatagaccaagatatcatcaaaataaacaaccacaaatcGGCCCAAATAAGGTCTAAGTACTTCGGTCATGAGCCTCATGAACGTACTAGGTGCATTAGAGAGACcgaatggcatcacaagccattcatataaCCCATACTTAGTCTTGAAAGCCGTTTTCCACTCATCCCCTTCCTTGATCCTCACTTGATGGTATCCTTGCCTCAAATCTATTTTTGAGAACACTTGAGCTCCACTAAGTTCATCTAAAATGTCGTCAAGTCTAGGTATAGAGAATCTATACTTAAtagtgatgttgttaatggctcTACTATCGTTACACATTCTCCaagacccatctttctttggcacgaGCAAGGCCGGGACGGCACACGGACTAAGGCTCTCCCTCACAAAACCCTTACTCATGAGTTCCCCAATTTGTTGTTGTAACTCTTGAGAAGCTTTTGGGTCACTTCGATATGCGGCTTTGTTGGGGAGGGTAGCACCCGGAATGAAATCGATTTGATGTTCAATTCCCTTAAGGGGAGTCAGGCCACTTGGGAGCTCACTAGGAAACACATCTTCATAGTTATCTAAGAGTTCTCGGATTTCAAAAGGGATGGTCACCTCGTTTTCCCCAAGCATGTCCTTGGCCACTAGGACATAGATGTCATCTTTACCTTTCAACTCTCGTAACATTTCGGCCTCATCAATTAACAAAACCTCTCTTGTTGGTTCGACCATGGATGGTGGAGTTGTCGGTTTGATAGGTGGGGGTAATGGTGAAAGGATAATTTTTCTTGAACCGAATTTGAAAGTATATGTGTTATCCCTCCCATGATGTACCGAATCCCTATCAAATTCCCAAGGTCTACCAAGTAAaagatgacaagcatccatgggtatAACATCACAAAGGGCCTCATCTACATAGTTTTTACCAATGGAAAAAGATACCAAGCATTGCTTGTCAACCCTCACATCGGCTCCTTTGTTGAGCCATCTCAATTTATAAGGACATGGGTGGTCTTGTGTGGTTAGGGAAAGCTTTTCGACAAGGGTACTAGATGCTACgttggtacaactccctccatcaatgattagATTGCAAACCTTTCCCTTTATGGTACATCTAGACCGAAAGATTTGGTGTCTTTGATCCATTTCTAAGGGTTGGGGTTGAGTATGCATTACTCTCCATGTTACTAAGTTAAGACCCACATTCCGATTTAAACTATCATGAAGGCTAGGACTTTGTACCTTTGGGTTTTTGTCGAGGACCCTTGGATCCGAGCATGGCCCTTGTGTTCCATAAGCTTTCTCTCTTCCCATCCGGCTATGGCTCCTTTTCTTCTTTGTTGATGTTGGAATGAAGTTGTTGAGGGTATTCAACACATAGTCACATTTCTTGGAGAGTCGTGTTACTTGAGTCTCGATTCCAAGTagcctctcttcactcatggttgtttttgtgtttttgatgtaGGTAGGAAGATGAACTCACAAAGGTtgaacccaagactaacacaacaatggaattgtgttaacctaaagctctgataccaatttaaAGTAAAACcttcaagactcgaatttggacTGGAATtgactcgatttggacagtgTTTTGGACTGTTTAATCGTGCTAAAATGGACTAAAAACCGAATAGGAACTCTGAAGACTGCAATCGAACACTCGACGGGATTGTTTGGCACCACGGAAATcctgaactctacaatcgaatagagtaaaagGCGTGATTGGGATATGAATTAACCCAAGCACAAAGCCACTAGGTTAAGACTAAAGGATAATttcaagcacacagcaaagaaaATATCCGACTCTCACCACTAAGCAAAAGAGGGTCTTCTCGCACTAAGCAAAGAAtgtttggagaaaacaaagtttTCACTCTTAATCTTAATTCATCAAAATCTGATTTTTCTCATGTCTAACCTTGGCTTTTATACTACAAGccatacaatcttgacccttgattacaaacTAAGATCTAAGGCTCACATAGGGGCCGAAAAACAATAAGAAAAACGGTCCTCTAGACCTTACACAACTTACACAAGACAATGACATAAAGCATAAGGAACAACCTCCCTTTGGCATGTTCTATTGACTTATTTATGATCACAATAGACCTTTTAGAAGCTCACAAAACCGGCTCATGCTTTTGGTAGCCTTCCAAAGGTGTGTTAGAACTTGCTTGTTCAAAAGAAGAAAGGTTGAAAGTGACCCCTTGATAAGTCTATAAAACCGTGCAAATGTCCCCATCACTCGGTTTTATCTACCTTGTCCCACATGGTTCAATTCATTTTAAGACAAaatataacatgtaaaaatcCTCCAACTTCTTGATATGAGGATCCTAGGCCAAAAGCTCGATGTTTTCTTTAGACGGGTTTGGTCTTGGACCTCAAATTGCGTGATGGTCCAAAACCGGGCTCAATGGGACTAGGTGTGCCTTGATTTGCTTCAACTTGTCATCAAATAATTGGTCTGTCATCAAATAATTGGTCATCTTCTCTTTTCATGGTTTTATGCCGAAaacaaaagataaacaaatgacctGAACGGATGAAATATATACTATAATTATTGAAATActtgaacaatttttttttagttAGCTTCTTTAccataattcaaaattatggaTAAATATAAACCGTTAAGAACACACGTTAGAAAATCATGGATAAACGTAATTGGAAAAATATGTAGGCTACCTCATTGTTAAACCAAGGATATGGGCTATTTGCAGTTGAAATAGCACACTAAtttttaacacaaaatctcattgaacaCGGGCACTATCTgttacaagctgaagacggataatgCTTCTCTCACAATATGCAAACTAGTATAGCaacccgtgctacagcacggtaaTTTTATAAAGGTTAATTCTAGAGATTTAgtgtattaatattattttaataaattgaatatgaatttaatttaatgtaaatgTACTTTTATATATAAAACGTAACCATAAGAAATATTCCATATATAAGGCATAGTGATTGAcggcaatattattattaaatattccaTATATGGGTTgactaaattattttaattacaatATATTAGAAGAAAAATATATTAGAAGGGAATATTACGTATGGGGGAAAAGATGAGCGGGAAACTTGAGCGGGAATaacacatactccctcctattcagaataactgtcccatttgtcatttccgtctattcacataactgtcccatttgccatatttggacatgatTAATGACGTTTCTACCCTTTGCTATTTTCTTTATTTACAACTCATACCACCCCTaaaccatcatattcaatacttttcattatttaactcatatattcttacccctatataatacttttcattattttaacttcattccttaatttccgtgccattgtccaaatgggacagttattcggaataggagggagtatgtgttATTCTTTTAGTCTATAGGGGATGGTACTATCTATGAAGTGCTCTATTTCTCCCCACTTGTCTtattgtgagaggggcactatctgtcttcagcttgtgacgaatagTACCCGTCACAAGTAAGACCACTgtttttttaataatgtgtaattaaagatattcacgttatAAAATGTGTCTCGGCAAGTATGATAAATCAACTGTTATATTTGGTTTGGATGAGAGGAAATATAAGGGAATACTATTACTCTCCGTTTCGGTCAATAATTACACTTGTTTTATTTTCCCATAACAAgatcaaagcgtcttgcttgtgacgggctaatcccgtcacaagctgaaaacctctcacaaaaagggagaggggacaagatggggcacccccatgtgcttctcactcacctctcaatgagtATTTTGTAAGAGAAaataatatccgtcacaagcttgtaacgAATATCGgctgtcttcaatgagattttgtgtaacaAGATAAAGCAAATGAGTCATTTCCTTATTAGATGAGATGCATTTCGCAATCAATGAAGAAAATGTGGTTATAAAGCTTAATAAGTTCCATGCAAAATGCATTCATATTTAACCCAGTAAAGTAATGTCATGATGACCGTGATCGATAATTAAAGTAAGTCAAGTATAATGCCACGAGTAGCATCAACTACAATAAGTAGTTTATGCATCTGATATATAGTTTCTtaacattataataaagtttttgagtttttttaaaattataagttttactataaagtttctgagatcattcacttaaacattaaactcaaaaaattacaataaaactcaaaaacatacATAGAAGCTtagtaaaatttgagttttgacgaaaATAAATAGAAATTTAAAttataaactttaataagctCGGAAAAAACATAtgctcaaaataaaataaaattcacAAATTcccattgaagacatgacatatccgtcacaagcttgtgacggataccactttacctcacaatgtatccactttttctctctctgcaacactattcatgtggtcccctttctccactaacccattttgttaccattttatctcacaaaatatccgccacaaatggtaacccgtcacaagggagaccaattgaataAAATTTGAAGTAATAAGCTCACAAAATCAAtactatatacggagtattaattacagaaatcaagggacttctatgtaattaaataaatttatacaaattaattatactctactatatagtttttaatcgcTAGCGctgtgtgatggacctgaacaagggacttcaatgtaaatattatatagttttggttaaaagtataaatttagagaatactAGAATATGGCGAGCTTCCTTGAAATAACGGGTcccacttatgatattaattagtataaagatgttaattatttaatataCACACATATAATATAActatatgttatattttggaaactattaaaagataagtaaatcaattcagatttccaaaaaaaatataatatttcataattcATTACTCTTAAATAACATTCTAAtataatatttcagatttatttaaatataactctaatacaGCTAGATAAGCAACTACTAACCAACCATGTGggtagtaaaagcaacaataatagcaacgagagtagtgaaagtcatactagcaTCAACGAGAGTAGtaagattaacaataataaatgcgggagtagtgaaagaaaaaataatgacggcgggagaagtgaaagtaatagtagtgacaacacatgtaatgaaagtaacagcATGAACAACGGagagagtatgaaaaattaactaacaattcgattttaataaaatattaatttatttaaatatatgagtttgaTAAAACTAACGGGTTTAGCCATAAAAATAGCATGAGTAGTTATACTAACAACAGTAACCGAAGAAGGTAACCGaagaagtagtgaacgtaatagtattaacaggggatgtagtgaaagtaataatattaagagcgggagaggtgaacgtgtcttataatttgttgattattttacctctcatcataatttcaagatataaattgtaaatatATGTGCTAACCAAATATAGCGGGAGGGTTGGGGTTGGAGATAAAGTCGGCTGCGGGGTTTGAgagggtgagggagtgggtggaaGTAGTGTTTAAGGAGCTCGATGAGAAGGAGATAGATACTTTCGTGATGGGTGTATGGGCGGTATGGGAAGTAAGGAATGGAGTGGTGTTTGGGGGGAGGGACATCCAGGTAAGGAGGGTTGTGACTAGGGTGAGGGAGCTGTTGAGGGAGATGGAGGAGGTGGACAATGAGACGGAGGGGCAGAGGGCGAGGAGAGAAACAGAGGAGAGCAGAGCGAAAGAAGGGGAGGTCCGTAGATGGCAAACACCAAGTCCAGGCTGGGTTAAAATCAATTTTGATGCCGGAGTGAAGGAAGGGCTAGGTTTGGGAATTGGCGTGGTGTGTCGAGATGAATGGGGAAAGATCAAATGGGGCTGGGCTGAGAGACGTCGAGACGAGTTCGAGGCGAGAATCGCGGAAGCAGAAGCGGTGTTGGTTGGACTACAGGTGGCGAGAAGAATGAAGGCTTGAAGGATTTGTATGGAAGGTGATTGCAAGGAGCTAATTGAGGCGCTTAAAGACGGTCACATTCGTCGGAGTGATTTCCATGCAGTTGTCGAAGAAATTCTTTTATTTTGTCGTAATTTTGATTCAATTTTATGGTCTTTTAGTAGTAGAAAACTTAATACTATAGCACACGAGCTAGCTCACCTTTGCACGGTCGGGGATAGGTTGTTCTTCAACGATTCGGCTATTCCTAGTCGTATAGTTGCTTTTGCAGCGTCTGAGATTAATGAAAGCGTATAATCCCACTTATGgggttttttcaaaaaaaaaaaaatatagcgaatcatatttcatagataataaaatttaaatggtaaataaaagtaCCCCGGACATAGCCGTACACCAAATGACCAAACCTAGTATACATATATAGTCAAAAACAAATACAGTTTAAAGTAGTACATCCGATATGTGTTCCTTTTTCCCATCAACTAATCCACGTTATCTTTTTGTTTAATGTGATTAATTAAAACTTTGTTGGTATACAATACTCCACCTAATATCCACGGAAGGGGAAATTTCCATCCAATAAATGACAACCTTCAAAAAATTTTAAAAGTTGCCTCTTCAAAAATACTCTCCGTTTTTTGTCTTTGATTTCGGCATAAATACCAAGAAGAATAGAGATGACTGTTTAACGATTGAGGGTATCGTTGTTGAGTGATAAGCGGAAAATAAGTTATGTGGATGATCAAATTTTCAATATACTTCGTAGAAAactaaacaaatgactgagacgtcCATAAATGGAATAGTTAAACAAATGATCGACATGGAGGGAGTATACAAAATGACGGGGTGTGGGGTTAGGATTTTGGTATTTTTTCATAGATAAAATCAGATGTATTTCTAGAATTTGATAAATAGGGGTGTGTCAAAATTTCTTAAGAATCAATAAATTGGTGTAtatataaaattattttatttaattgatcaaattgtaTAAAAAATAACATTAAACAAAAATTGTTCAGACAAAAAATTAAACACAAGACTTTTAACTAAAAATAGTACCAAACTATCAACCACTACTTAACATTACTAATACTCCGTATGATCCTTTGCTAATAGATACACCCATAAATTAAGGTCATTCCTCTAAAATAAAGGAAGTTGTTTAACTAACTCGATCATCTAATTAAAGCGAAAATTTTAATAAAGCTGAACTTCTTACATCGCCAAAAAACGAACAAATTTTTTAGGGTCTGATTACATATGAGAACTTACAATGTCTAGGAAGTTTCATATCACTTGATTTTAGAATTTATGTGAATTAGAAAATGTTGTTTGATTACATGTAGGTAGTGCTGTAAACGAGCAGATCTAGGCTCGGGCTCAGCTCAAAAGTTTTAGCTCGAGCTCGGGTGCGGCTCGAAGCTCATCGAGCCTAAAAAATCGAAGTTCGAGTTCGAATCAAGCTCGTTTTGTCGTTATATTATTTTCACTTGCTCACATTTTTAAGCtaactaaatataaatatttaaaaaaaacaaataagattataaaatattatattatagTGATATACTTATAAATGCCTAAATGACATATAATctgaaataaaattaatattacaaaataaaataaaattataaatgagCCCAAACGAGCTTTCGAGCGGAGCCTGGTTGAGCTCGGGCTCGACTTTTATTTAAGCGAGCTCATATCGTTTACAACCGTACATGTAGGCATTCTCACTTACATTGGGAATCTAAGTAAACAACTTcttccattatggaggaattgaAATTCATGGTAAGTTCCAATTTATATGAATTGGGGTATCCAAACAATCTGCCCAATTTACAATTTACATGAATTAAAATTCTTGTTTTCGAATTCTCATAGTATTCAAAATCGAGTAAAGTCAAATTCCTCTAAAAGcacattattaattaaatatttCACGATGGTATCTCTTCCTTCTCCTATCCACATAAAATGTGAACTTATGACAACCCTTTAAACAAATCATCAATTTAATCATGCAGTTCGTATCTCTTAAAACAGATAATATTGTACCTCAATCAAATAGataagacaattttttttttttttttcataattccTGCACAATATACTTTcattttaattatctatttgaTCCGTTTTATATTTTAAACCGATATTtctaacataaataaaaatttGTTTTATTGTTGTCATAATTAAACTAGGAGGTAGACCTTGACTCCCATAATTCCCTCCTAACAAGAAGCATAATTTTGGATTGTCCATTCCTAAAAAATCTCTCCCTCTCACAATCTCCCTTCTCCTCTCCTCCCCATCCCTCCAATTAAATCCCCAAATCAAAAACCCTAATTCCCCAAATTCACCCACAATTACCACCATTAATGTGCCCATCAATGGATTCCACTCACCTAACCCTAACAATCCCAAAACCACCTCCTttcaccaccacaaccaccaccaccacaccacacAATTCATCAATCTGGTTCGAAACCCGTCTCTTCTACATCCGAATCTCTCCTTGCGCCATCTCCACCGTCCCAGACCACCTAACCCTCCGCCACATCCGCGACGAGCTAGGCGTGTCCTTAGAAATTAACGCCGCGCGAATCGCCGCATCTTCCGCCGCGTCCACCACTCTCCGCCGCGACCGAGTCGACTCGGACGCGTCCGAGGTTACATACGTCAGTACAGATACCGTTCGCATTAATGGCGGGATTGAGTTCGAGGTTTATGATGGTGATAATTTGATTTTATGTGGTTCACTTTGTCGGCTTGAGGATGAATGGAGTATGGAGTGTTTTCCGGCGGCTGGTGGTGGTACGACGTCGTTTTGTCAGCCGAAATTGGGGATTTCTTCGCCGTGTTTTGAGGTTTATATTGCTGGAAGATGGGCGGATGCGCCGGTTATTTTGACGAAGATGGTGAGTTTTAGTCCGAGAAGGAAATCGCCGAAATATTCTACTTTGGATTCGATTCCCGAGGTTTCTGATGATGTTGAGAAGGATCGGAAGGTCGTTTCGGTTCCTAGTAGTTTGATTCGCCAGCGAAATCTACAGGTAGTTATTTATGTGTTTTGATTTTATTCACACCGTcttatcatttgtttatctttgattaaaatatcgctcatgaaaaatagaaaaaaaggtaaataattgaTGGAATACATTGAATGTTTAATTAAAAGAAGACGTAAGATCTTGTTTAATGAGTTTGCAAGGTTTTGTTGGAGGAGAAGATAGATATTGCTTGTTGACATTTTGATATCGTCAAATGTCAATTAGCTTGACCGGTGTTCGCTTTGTCGTCttcaaatattttaatattttcaaATGTCAATTAGATATTGCCTAAAACTCAAAGGGTTCAATACAGTTGGCATAGATTCGTTGAAGATTAGTTTTGCTTGAGATGTGTACCCAAAGACTAAACCTTTGTTTCGGTTTTGGAAGTTTAGGCGAAGGGTGAAATGTTACGGTAAAATTGAAAGATTAGGTGTAGGATATTTGTAAGAAATCTGGGAAAAACGCTGTatcttaagggtgtgtttggattgaatgatttggagagaaaagaaagggagggagagtatgGAATTTAAAattccttgtttggatagcaaacgagggtggagggaaatagaaggggagagatttggagggatccattttccctcctccaaggcaaatcaaaatctctccacaataggcaagatttggaaggaaattgtatccaaacacccactccCTAAGAGTTTGTTAGgagatttggaaggaaattgtatccaaacacccactccCTAAGAGTTTGTTAGgagatttggaaggaaattgtatccaaacacacACACCCTAAGAATTTGGCGGTGGATCTAAGAGGACTTTTTTTTGTTAGGAGGTCGATTTTGAGGTACAAAGGTAGATAATTGTGGAACTTCTCACTTTGGGCATTTTTGTTAATACTAATAGTGAGCGAGGATATCATGTTGCGTATTGTAAATGTAGTAACTAGGTTGATGTACTTGGTGTTGCTTTCTTTTCAGAGGTAATGCTTAAGTTGAATTGGGATGTTAAGATGCTACGGATATTATCATGTAACAGTCTTCAACTATGATATTGGTCTATTTGGGATCCAGCCAAGTTGGTATAGATATGTCCGATCTATTTAGGCAAGAATGTGGATTACAGATTCTGTTTACGGTTTGGAGAAAATTTAGAAAAGTGGGAGTTTTGAAAATGTGGTTAGAAAAGGCGAGAGATATGAATtttctaaaaaagaaaataaaggaaAGTAGGAGATAATGATGGATATAGAAAGAAGATGAATATAGAGGGTAATGATTACCCCAACTAAGGAGTGGTAGTAACTCCCCTTCCCCTAGGAGGAATTAGTTCCCCCTACCACATGGCAGTAATAGTTCTCACTGTCCCCTCGTTCTCCCTCCACCAGCCCTTCATATTCCCTCGCCGCCATTACTTCAC from Silene latifolia isolate original U9 population chromosome 10, ASM4854445v1, whole genome shotgun sequence encodes:
- the LOC141605063 gene encoding uncharacterized protein At1g01500, translating into MCPSMDSTHLTLTIPKPPPFTTTTTTTTPHNSSIWFETRLFYIRISPCAISTVPDHLTLRHIRDELGVSLEINAARIAASSAASTTLRRDRVDSDASEVTYVSTDTVRINGGIEFEVYDGDNLILCGSLCRLEDEWSMECFPAAGGGTTSFCQPKLGISSPCFEVYIAGRWADAPVILTKMVSFSPRRKSPKYSTLDSIPEVSDDVEKDRKVVSVPSSLIRQRNLQVTGSEDEYDPGGKMAHGYYPDDVYIDEDGQLSWFNTGVRVGVGIGLGMCLGLGIGVGLLMRSYQTTTRNFRRRFF